The Vulcanimicrobium alpinum sequence CCGACGACGACGGCGCGCCGCACGCGTGGGAGCACACCTTGCGGTTCCTGCGCTCGTCGAGCTCTGCGCTCCCGGCGGCCGAGTTTCACAAGCTCGAAGCGCGCTTCGGCGTCCCGGTGATCGAAGCGTACTCAATGACCGAAGCGGCGCACCAGATGTGCGCAAACCCGCTCGACGGCGAGCGGCGCGCCGGATCGGTCGGCGTCGGCGCGCACGTCGAGGTCGCGATCATGGATGATGCGGGGACGCTGCTCCCGCCGCACGGCGAGGGCGAGGTGGTCGTGCGCGGACGCAACGTGATGCGCGGGTATCACAACAATCCCGAAGCGAACGCAGCCGCGTTTACGCACGGCTGGTTCCGCACCGGCGACCGCGGTAAACTCGACGAGCGCGGTTACCTCACGCTGGTCGGACGCATCAAGGAATTGATCAATCGCGGCGGCGAGAAGATCTCGCCGGTCGAGATCGACGAAGTGCTCGCCAAGCATCCGGGCGTCGTCGAAGCGGTGACCTTCGCGCTCCCCGACGAGAAGTACGGCGAAGACGTCGCTGCCGCGGTCATCGTGTGCGACGGCGTCACCGAGGGCGAACTCGCCGACCACGTCCGCGCCCACCTCGCCCCCTTCAAGGTCCCCAAGCGCTTCTTCCTCACCGACGCGATCCCGAAGACCGCGACGGGCAAGGTGCAGCGCCGTCTCGTCGCCGCCGCGTTCGCGCCGCCCGGCTGAACGCTGCCGTACGGTTTTCGGAACAAGGACGCCGCGGAGGACGTCTCTCGCTTCGAATCATGAGCGAGGAAGTGGTCGACGAGCGGCTCTTCACCATGAACCGTGCCGAGCTCGACGCGTTTCCGGACGGCGTGATCACCTTGAACCGGGACGCGACGATCGTTCGATACAATCGCACCGAAGCGCTGCTCGCGCGGCGCAACCAAGATGAGACGATCGGCCTGAACTTCTTCCGCGACGTCGCCCCGTGCACCGCGGTCAAGGATTTTCAGGGCCGCTTCGAGGCCTTCACCCAGCATCACGATTCGAAGGTCGAGCGGTTCGATTTCGTCTTTCGGTTCGCGTGGGGCACGCAGGACGTCGGGATCACGCTCATCCGCAAGGCCGGCTTCGACGAGATCAACGTGCTCGTGAGCCGCCGCTCGAAGAACGACTAGCCGCGGCGCCGGCACGGCGCCCGCGCAGTGATCCGCTTCGCAGTTGATGCGCGGCGGGGCGGCGGGATCTATGGTCGAGCGCCGTTCCCGACGATACCGAGAGTACTATGAGAACGGCGATCCGCATTGCGGGTGCCGCCATCGGACTCGGTGTGCTCGTGCTGGCGAACGCAGGATGCGCTCGCGACGTCCTTCCGACGTCACACGGGCTGCACGGCGCAGCACTCCGCTCGACCTCCTACCACCATCTCGCGTTCACCGAAGGCGTGACCGTCACGGGTTCGGGCGCGAAGACGCTCAGCGCGTTCGCGATCGCGCCCTTGGCGGGATCCGACGTGCCGGCCGCAGCGGCACCGGTGCCCGCCGCTCCCGCGCTCGAAGCCGTCGACATTCCCGGGGCCGTGCGCGACGTCGAACGCATCCCGGCGGAGTTGGGCCAACTCCGCCGGCTGCTGATGTACGGCGCGCTCGGGGTCCTGGTGTGCGGCGGTCTGAACGCCGTGCTGCTGACGGCGATCCTGGTCGCGCTGCTCCGCCGCCCGACACCGATCCCGGTCCGGCGGACCCCCGAAACCGACTCGTCGGCATCGGCGCCGATCGTGCGTTGCGGCTGCGGCACCCCGATCTCGGCCCGTTCGCGGACGGGACGATGCCGGCGCTGCGCCCTCGAGCACAACCGCCGTCTCGCCGTCGGCGGCGACGGCCTGCGGTCGCTCGAACCCGCCTCGTAGCAGGGAGGCCGCTCACCGGCCGAGGTGAGCGAACTGCGCCGCGAAGGCCTCGGGATCGAGCGTCGTTTGGGCTGCGAGCCGCGAGAGCCGCGGTTCGGTGAAGTCGTGCGGCTCGAGCCGGATCATGTACTTCCGCGCGACCTCGTACGATTCGGTCGTCACGTCGACCATCCGTACGCGAATCCGCCCGGTGGCGGGATCGAGCATCTCGTTCAGCGTGACGGGATGGATCCGTCCGCCGGCGAGCGCGATGAGCGACCCGCTGCCGCCGCCGAGCAGGTAGCGGACTGCGCCGTACCCGAGCGTGCGCGTGTACTCGGCGTCGAACGGAATCGGCTTCGCGCTGCGCAGTTCGTAGCCGATGTCCTTCGGGACGACCGTCGTGTCGAGCCCGAGCTCGGTGAGGCGGCTGCGGACGGCATCGCGCAGCACGCTGCCCAGCGGCACGTCCGCCAGGCGCACGTGCCCGTACGCGTCGCGCGCCGCCGTCGTGACCGCCGCGAGCTCGTCGGGCGCGATGCGCTCCGCGATCCCTTCGGCGACGACGGCGACGCCGTGGTCCTGGCCTGACGCGAGCCGCTTCACGATCGCGCCGACGAGCGTATCGACGACCGCGGCGAGGCGGATCGTGCCGTCGGGAAATTCCTCGGGGATCACCGCGATCGTCGCGCCGGCGGCCTTGCAGATTCCCAGCGCGAGCGCGCCCGACTTGCGCCCCATCGTGACCGCGAGATACCAGCGCGACGCGGTGCGCGCGTCTTCCATGAGATTCTCGACGATCGCCGAGCCGACGGCGCGCGCCGTTTCGAACCCGAAGGTCGGCGCGTTGTCTGGGAGCGGAAGATCGTTGTCGATGGTCTTCGGGACCGTCGCGACGCCGATGCGGCCCTTGGTCTCGGCGGCGATGCGGGTCGCGCCGAACGTCGTGTCGTCGCCGCCGATCGTGATGAGGTACCGCACGCCGAGCATCGTGAGCGAACGAACGCAGCGACGCAGCGACTCCGGGTCTTTGGCAGGGTTCGTGCGCGAGGTGCGCAGCATCGATCCGCCGGTGAAGTGCAGGCGCGACACGTCGTCGATCTCGAGCTCCTGCACGTGCGAGGTGTCGCCGCGCACGAGGTGGCGATAGCCCTCGTAGATGCCCAGCACGCGCAGCCCGCTGTTGCGCGCCTCGATCGTCGCCGACGCGATCACGCCGTTGATGCCGGGAGCCGGGCCGCCCCCGACCAGGATCGCCAGGGTCTCGTCGCCGTTCATCGGATCCTCGCGGAGCGGCAGCAGAACGTCAGACGGCCGCGGGGGTCGCCGCATCCATGCGCGTGCGCAGTTCGGCGTCGAGCGCGTCGAGGAACTGGGTCGTCGTCAGCCAGGGCTGATCGGGTCCGATCAGCACCGCGAGATCCTTGGTCATCTTGCCGGACTCGACCGTGTCGATGCAGACCTGTTCGAGCGTCTCGGCGAACCGCGTGACCTCGGGCGTGCCGTCGACCTTGCCGCGATGCGCGAGCCCGCGGGTCCACGCGAAGATCGACGCGATCGGATTCGTCGACGTCTCGCGCCCCTTCTGGTGCTCGCGGAAGTGGCGCGTCACCGTCCCGTGCGCCGCTTCGGCTTCGATCGTCTTGCCGTCCGGCGTCATCAGCACCGACGTCATCAGGCCGAGCGATCCGAAGCCCTGCGCAACCGTGTCCGACTGCACGTCGCCGTCGTAGTTCTTGCATGCCCACACGAACGCGCCCGGCCACTTCAGCGCCGACGCCACCATGTCGTCGATCAGCCGGTGCTCGTAGATCAGACCGCGGCGATCATACTCGGCCTTGAATTCTTCCTCGAACACCTGCTGGAAGAGGTCCTTGAAGCGCCCGTCGTACGCTTTGAGAATGGTGTTCTTCGTCGAGAGATAGACCGGCCAGTTGCGCAGCAGTCCGTAGTTGAACGACGCGCGGGCGAAGCCGCGGATCGACTCGTCGAGGTTGTACATCGCGAGCGCCACGCCGCCGCCGGGGAACTCGAAGACCGTCCGTTCGATCGGCGCGCCGCCGTCCTTCGGCTGAAATTTCAGCGTGAGCGTGCCGGCGCTGGGGACGACGAAATCGGTCGCGCGATACTGGTCGCCGAACGCGTGGCGGCCGATGACGATCGGCTGCGTCCAGCCCGGGACGAGGCGCGGCACGTTGCGGCAGATGATCGGCTCGCGAAAGACGGTTCCGTCGAGCTCGTTGCGGATCGTCCCGTTCGGCGACTTCCACATCTGCTTGAGATGGAACTCTTCGACGCGGGCTTCGTCGGGCGTGATCGTCGCGCACTTCACGCCGACGCCGTACTGTTTGATCGCGCGCGCCGCGTCGAGGGTCACTTGGTCGTTCGTCTGGTCACGGTACTCGATTCCCAGGTCGTAATACTTGAGGTCGAGGTCGAGATAGGGCAGGATCAGCTTGTCTTTGATGAACCGCCAGATGATGCGCGTCATCTCGTCGCCGTCGAGTTCGACGATCGGGTTACGGACGGTGATCTTGTTCAGGGTACCGGTCTCCAGGTCGAGGCGTGACCGGCAGGGCTTGGCGAGGCGCGCGGGACCGGCCTTCCGAACCGGCGCTTGATGCGCGTCGTCAGCCTCCTCCCCAGCGCCACGGAGATTCTTTTCGCAATCGGTGCCGGCGATGCGGTCGTGGGCGTCACGCACGAGTGCGACTTCCCTGCCGAGGCGCGCACGCGCCCGCACCTCACCTCCTCGCTCCTCCCCGCCGAACTCAACGCCGCCGGGATCGACCGCCACGTGCGCGCGAGCGTGCACGCCGGCTCGTCGCTGTACGGGCTCGACGACGCGGCGCTGGCCGCGCTCGAACCCGATCTGATCGTCACGCAGGAGCTGTGCGCGGTGTGCGCGGTGTCCTACGAGATCGTCGATCGCGCCGCGAAGCGGCTGCGCGGCGATCCGCGGGTCGTCTCGCTCGAGCCGTCGTCGCTCGACGACGTCTTCGCGACGATCGCGTTCGTCGGCGATCTGGTCGCGCGGCGCGCCGAGGCCGACGCGTTCGTCGCCGGACTGCGCGCGCGCGTCGCGGCACTCCGCGAGCGCGTTTCCCGGCGCGATCGTCCGCGCACGCTCGTGCTGGAATGGACCGATTCGCCGATGAGCGCCGGCCATTGGACGCCCGGGCTCGTCGAGCTCGCCGGCGGGATCCCGGTGCTGGGCAATCCCGGCGCGAACAGCCGCGTCCTCGATTGGGGAGCGATCGCAGCCGCGGACCCCGACGTCGTCCTGATCGCGCCGTGCGGCTACGACCTGGCGAAGGCGCGGGACGCGGTCGCGGCCCTGCCCGAGCCCGGCGCGCACGCGCTGCGCGGGCTGCGAGCGACGCAGGAGGGCCGCGTCTTCGCCGTCGACGGCAACGCGTTCGTCAACCGCCCGGGACCGCGGCTGGTCGAGACGGCGGAACTGTTCGCCGCCGCGATGCACGGATTCGCGCCGCCCGTGACGGGCGTCATGGAGCGCATCACCGGAGAGTAGCTCGCTTGCGTCGTAGTGCGGCGCGTATGAGTTTCAACGCGGCAACGTTCCCCGCGGCCAACGCGCCGTTCGACGTCTCCGATCATCCGCTGATCCACGACGTCAACCAGGAACACGCCGATCGTCTCACCCGGTCGGGCGCGCGTCCAGGACGATCGCCGACTGGACCGGCGCGCCGATCGCCCTCGGCCTCGCGGTCCTAGTGCAGGCGATCTGGATCCCGGTCGGGATCGTCACCAAATTGGATCCGTTTCCGTTCGCGTTTCTGCTGACGTGCTCGAACGTGCTGCAGCTGATCGATCCTGATCTTCGTCCTTGCGGTCGGCCAGCGCCAGTCGTCGGCGCACGCCGAACTGCGTGCCGAACACGATCACAGCGCGATCTCGCGGCTACTCTACCGTCAAGAAGTGCAAGAAGACATCCTGATCTCGATCGCCGGCAAGATCGAGTGCGACGTCGCCGATCTCAAGCAGATCTTCGCGCGTCTCGCCGCCGCGGACAGCGGACCGTGACGCGCCTCGCCGGGCGCGCCGCGCCGTGAACGTCCCGGGGAGCTTCGACGCGCTGATCGCGATCGTTGCGATCTACCTCGGGCTGGCGGTGTTCTGTTCGCACGTCAACGAGCAGATCGCGGCGTTCTGCAAATGGCGGGGCGAGCAGTTGTACCTCGGCGTGCTCAACCTGCTGGTCGGCGAACGCGGGATCACGGACGCCATCTTCACGCACCCGCTCGTCACCGCGTCGCGCAACGATCCCGGCGGCAGGCCGGTGACGAATCCCGGCGCCACGGCGGCATCCCCGTATCGGCCGTCGTTTCTCGACGCGCGCAACTTCTCGCTGGCGATGTGGGATACGATCGGCCGTGCGACCGTCGACGCGCGCACGAACGCGATTGCGGTCGACGCCGAAGCGGCGAGCGCGATCGCGGCGCCCGACGTGCTGTTCGCCGATCTCAAGGCGCGCGTGACGGCACTCCCCGCCGGCGACCTGCAGCGCCAGCTCGCGGTCCTCGTCAACGACGCGCAAGGAAGCTACGACCGCCTGCTGCGCTCCACCGACGCCTGGTTCGATCGCCAGATGGATCGCGTCTCCGGCTGGTACAAACGCAAGACGCAGTGGGTGATCATTGCGATCGCGTTCGTCACCGTCTTCCTGCTCGGGATCGACTCGATCCGCATCGCCTCGCGGCTGTACGCCGATCCGACCACCCGTGCGGCGCTGGTCGGCGCCGCGGCGAACGCGGTCGCGCCGCAAGTCGCAAAGCACGTGCAGACCGGCGTGCTCGCGACGCCGAACGCCGCGACGCCCGCGGGTCCGACGCCGCAATCGGTCGCGGACGCGGTCGACGACATCTTTGCGACGATCCCCCTCGACACGTTCCTGACCGGACTCACGGGCGGATGGACGGCTCCGGTGACGCGGGCAGCGCTCTGGTCGGACGTCCTGCACGTGACGGGACTGCTCGTCACCGTCACGGCGGCTGCGCTGGGCGCGCCGTTCTGGTTCGACGCGCTTTCGTCGCTCGTCAACGTGCGTCTGGCAGGCCCGAAACCGGCGTCGCGCGCCAATCCGGCGGGCAACGCGCCCGCGCCGGCGCCGTAACCGCTATTCGGGCTTGTCGGTAAAGCGCTGCGCCGATTCGACGATCACGCGGCGCGCAGCGGCGGCGTCGTCCCAGCCTTCGGTGCTGGTGTGCTTCCCTTCGAGCAGTTTGTACGTCTCGAAGAAGTGCTGGATCTTCCGCAGCTGGTGCGTGAAGATCTGGGTGAAGTTGTGCACGTCGGCATAGTCGGGTTCGCCGACCGGGACCGCGAGCACCTTGTCGTCGGGCTTCCCGTTGTCGATCATCTTGAGCAGGCCGATCGGCCGCGCAACGACCAGACAGCCGCTGAAGGTCGGCTCGGAGACGAGGATCAGCACGTCGAGCGGATCGTCGTCGAGCGCGAGCGTGCGCGGAACGAATCCGTAGTCGCCGGGATAAAAGATCGGCGAGTGCAGCGCGCGGTCGAGCCGGAAGATGTCGAGCGATTTATCGTACTCGTATTTGTTGCGCGACCCGCTGGGGATCTCGACGATGACGTTGATCTCGTCCGGCGCCTTCTCGCCCAGCGGAAGATTCAACCGGTTCTGACGGGTTGCAAGACTCATCGCACCGAGCGTTCGCACCCCGCACGCTCCGCGCCTTGACGCCCGCTCAGGCTCCGAAGGCCGCGAGCATCGCGACTTCGGCGACGACGATCGTGAAGCCGTAGGCGTCGCCGGTGAGGCGGCCGCCGAGGCGCGGGCGTATCCACGTCATGCACGCGACGGCGGCCGCGACGCCGCAGGCCAGCGCCGCCGCGCCGCGCACAAGCCCGGCGAGCGTTGCACAGGCGCCGACGAGCGCCGCCGAGAGCACCAGCATCGGAACCGACGGACCCTCACCATCGCCGTACGGGACGACGCGCGCGTACGCCACCGCGGCGAGCCGCGCCGCCGCAGCGGCGGTCGCGAGCGTCAGCACGTAGCGCTGCGGCGGGATCGACCACAGCGCGGAGATCCAGACGGCACCTGCCACCGCGAATCCCGCCAGCGCGAACGTGCCGTGGCCGGGATCGTCGAGGATCTCGCGCCGTCGCTCGGGCGTCGCGCTCGCGAAAAACGCGTCGCAGCCGTCGAGAAATCCGTCGAGGTGGATGGCGCCGGTGAGCACGATCGACGCGCCGAACGCGGTCGCGACCGCGAGCGCGTGCGGCGCCGCGAGCGAGACCAGGTACGCAGCGCCGCCGGAGAGCGCCCCGACGACCGCACCGACCAGCGGCAGCCATGCCATCATCGCCCCGTCGGGCGGGCCGGCGACGCCGACCGGCAGGATCGAAAAATAGGAAAACGCCGCGCGCACGGAGCGCAGGGCGCTCACGTCGGGTCCGGCTCCTTCGTCGCGACGCCGGCTTCGGCGAAGGTGTGCATCTCGCGCACCATCCGCGCCGCGGCCTCGACGAGCGGGAGCGCGAGGGCCGCGCCGCTGGCCTCTCCCAGGCGCAAATCTAAATCGAACAGCGGCTCGAGTCCGAGCGCCTCGAGCGCGAGCGCGTGGCCCGGCTCCTGCGAGCGGTGCGCCGCGACGCAGTAGTCGAGCGCCTGCGGTGCGATCGCGCCGGCGATCAGCGCGGCCGCCGCGACGATGTAGCCGTCGAGGACGACCGGGATGCGCGCGCGTGCCGCGCTGAGGATGGCGCCGGCCAATCCGACGATCTCGTAGCCGCCGGCTTCGCTTGCGATCTGCTCCCAGGTGAAATCTTCGATGCGCGCGAGTGCCTTTTCGACGGCCGCGATTTTCACCGCGAGACGCGCGTCGTCGATCCCCGTGCCGCGCCCGACAACCGCGCGCACGGGTTTGCCGGTGAACGCCGCGACGATCGCGGCCGCGGCGGTCGTGTTCGCGATCCCCATCTCGCCGAGCGCCAGCACGTCGAACGGCGCACGCTCCGCGGCTTCATCGTACGCGGCGATCCCTGCCGCGAGCACGTAGCCCAGATCGTGCCGCGGGATCGCCGCACGCCGGGCCAAGTTGGCGGTACCGTATCCGCAGTGCACGTCGATGAGCCGCGGATGCGCCGCGAGTTTCGCGCGCACGCCGAAGTCGGCGACGTACACCTCGGCGCGCACCGCGCGCGCGAACGCGTTGATCGCGGCGAATTCGCCGAGAAATCCGCCGACCATCTGCGCGGTCACTTCCGGCGGGTACGCGCTCACGCCGTCTTCGGCGACGCCGTGGTCGGCCGCGCCGATCAGAATCGTCCGCCGCTCGTACGCGTGCGCCGGAATCCCGCCGGCGATCGCGCACAAGCGCACAGCGAGCGTCTCGATCTTTCCGAGGCTTCCCTGCGGTTTGGTAAGGTTATCGATGCGCTCGCGTCCCGCCGCCGCGACAGCAGCGTCGATCGGTGCGATCTCCGCGCGCCAGTCGCGCGTGATCACGACGCGAGCTCCGCCGTGACGTTGAGCTCGGCGAGGTGCCAGACGCCCGCGGTGCGGCGAAAACGCGTCACCGATGCGGTGAGAAAACGCACCTTCATCGCGCGCGCGTCGCTCTCTCCGAGCAGCACGCGCAGCAGCGCGTGGAGCGGCCCCGCGTGCGTCGCGATGAGCGCCGTCCCGTCGTCAGGGAGTTCCGCGGTGACCGCTACAACGGCGTCGCCGATGCGCGCGCACAGGGCCTCGAAGTCTTCGCCGCCCTCGGGACGGTAGACGTGCACCGCGGTCTCGTTGCCGGCGTCGAACTGCGGGTTGCGCGCTACGATCTCATCCCACGTCAGCCCCTCCCACGCGCCGAACGCCATCTCGCGCCAGCCCGGATCGCGCCGCAGCGCGACGTCGCGGTCGCCCAGGACGATCCGCGCGGTCTCCTCGGCGCGCTGCAGATCGCTCGTCACCGCGCGGTCGAAGGGCTCGCCGCGCAGCAAGACGCCGAGCGCCGCCGCTTGCGCGCGGCCCTCGGCGTCGAGCGGGATGTCGGTGTGTCCCTGAAAGCGCCCTCCGGCGTTCCAGGCCGTCCGCCCGTGGCGGACGCAGATCAGCTCCACACCGGACTATGAGCGCGGCAGCATCGGCCTTCCTTCGTGCGCCACGAGCAGATCGTGCATGTCGTTCGCGTGCTCTTCTTCGGTCGCGAGGATCTTCTCGAGCATCGTGCGCGTGGTGGAGTCCTTGTCGCCGAAGAAGCCGATCAGTTCGCGATAATGTTCGATCGCGATCCGCTCGGCGATCAGATTCTCCTTGATCATCCCGACCAGATTGAGATCGCTCGCGCCGTACTGCGACGCGGAACGCATCGCCAGACCGTCGGGATCGAAGTTCGGCGTTCCGCCCAACTGGTTGATCCGATCGGCGATCATCTCCATGTGCTCGCGCTCTTCGCTCGCATGCTGCGCGAACTCGTCCTTCGGACCTTCGCTCGCGATCCCGGTCGCGGCGATGCTGTGCATCGTGTAGCGGAGCACGCACACGATCTCGGTCGCCAGCGCACCCTGCAGCAGGTCGATGGACACTTTCGGGTCGAGCCCGTAGTCCTGCGTGACCGCGCCCTTCTCGATCTGCTCGCGCGCCCGCTGCCGGAGCGTGGTGATGTCGCTGAGGAAGGGCTGGTGGTTCTTGGTGGTGGTGGACACGACGGAAATCTCCCCGCTCGGATGAATGGTCTACGGGACCAGGTGTACCCGCGAAGCGGCTGCTTCACGCGCGACCGCCGCGCAGGCCGGGACGACGATGTGACCGCCGTCCATGTCACCGTAGACCACGACGCGGCCCGAAGCGGTTCCGTGGCGCCACACAAACGACGCGACGTACGCGCACATCACGGCGTCGATCTTGTCGTCCCAGGCTTTGTACTTCGAGGAATCGGGCAGGCGCGCGGGCAGCAGCTCCGCGGGGATGCACAGCGGCGGATCGGCGTCGCGCAGGGTCCCCAGGAGCGAACGGTAACGCGCCCAAGCGTCGAGCACGGCGGGCCACGCCCGCCGCTTCTTCTTGTACGGGATGACGCGCTCGAGCCCGAACAGCCGGACGGCCGCCGGATGCGGAAACGCTTCGAACGCAACGGTGCGGCGATCGTGCGGAGCGATCTCGAGCGTCTCGACGACGCCGTCGGCGCGCAGGCGGTCGAGCAGCGCGCGGGCGCGGCCGCCGTCCGGGAACCGCGCGAGGTTAGCCGGGTACGGGCCGGCATGGTGCCGCGCGAAATCGCGCGCAAGTTCTGCTTCGCAGCAGCGCCTGCCCGAGCGGTTGGTCACGATCGTCGGCATGTCGATCGCGATCGCGCCGCCGCCGGTCCCCAGATGCGCGCGCACCCAGTCGAGGATCTGGTCGTCGCCGCGCAGATCGGCGCGCAGGGCGAAGAGCGTCCCCTCGCCGTCGAGCGCGGCGAGCCCCGAAGGGTTCGCCGCCGACCACGCCAGGTCGAGTCCGAGGAATCGCGGAGCGTTCATCGCGCCGCGGCGCCGCCGCAGAGGCTCCGTCCGCGGCGGCTGGAAACGTCGGAACGCATGGAGACCCCGGATCGCGTCGGCATTCGTAAGATGTACAAACTCTACGTGAACGGCGCGTTCACCCGCAGCGAGTCGGCGCGCAGCGACCAGATCGGCGGCGAGAACGTCGCACGCGCATCGCGCAAGGACGTCCGCGACGCGGTCGTCGCCGCGCGGGCCGGACACGAGAAGTGGGCGGCGAGCGCTCCCGCCAATCGCGGGCTGGTGCTCTACCGGCTGGCGGAGATGATGGAAGCGCGCGCCGCCGAGCTCGCCGCGCAGCTGGTGACCGGCGGGACCGCCGATGCCGCGGGCGCGCGGCGCGAAGTCGCGGCCGCGATCGACCGCGTCGTCTGGTACGCGGGCTGGTGCGACAAGTACCTCGCCCTGGCGTCGACGCGCAATCCGGTCGCCGGGCCGCACTTCAACTTCTCCACCCCGGAACCGACCGGGATCGTCGCCGTCGTCGCCCCGGATGCGCCGGCGTTGCTGGGCCTCGCCACGGCGGTCGTGCCGGCGCTGGTGAGCGGGAACGCCGTCGTCGCCGTCGCCTCGGAGACCGACCCGCGCACCGCGGTCGTCTTCGCCGAGTGCGTTGCGACCAGCGACCTCCCCGCCGGCGTCTGCAACCTGCTCACCGGCCGTCGCGAGGAACTCGCGCCGGTCCTCGCCGGACACATGGACGTCAACGCGCTCGTCGCCTTCGGACTCGACGACGCCGCAGCAAAGCGCCTCGGCGAGCTCGGGGCGGAGAACGTCAAGCGGACGCGTTGCGAACCGGCCGCCGAGCCGGCCGCGTGGTTCGACGCGCAATACGACGACCTCGAGCGCGTCCTCGCGTTCACCGAACTCAAGACGATCTGGCATCCGGCGCGCATCTGAACCCTGCGAGGCCTTCCGCCGCCGCGGCGTGAAAAGGGGGCGGCGGCCGCGGAGAGGTGGCAGAGCGGTTGAATGCACTCGCTTGGAAAGCGAGCATACGGTAAAACGTATCGGGAGTTCGAATCTCCCCCTCTCCGAATGCGCCCGCCAGGCTCCCTACCTGCGGAGCAGCGGGCGAACGCGTTCGTACGGGAGGCTGAACGCCGTCGTGCCGTTGCGCCCGACGACGGTGTGCGCGCTGAACAGCGCGTCGTCGAGGGCTTCTTCG is a genomic window containing:
- a CDS encoding aldehyde dehydrogenase family protein produces the protein METPDRVGIRKMYKLYVNGAFTRSESARSDQIGGENVARASRKDVRDAVVAARAGHEKWAASAPANRGLVLYRLAEMMEARAAELAAQLVTGGTADAAGARREVAAAIDRVVWYAGWCDKYLALASTRNPVAGPHFNFSTPEPTGIVAVVAPDAPALLGLATAVVPALVSGNAVVAVASETDPRTAVVFAECVATSDLPAGVCNLLTGRREELAPVLAGHMDVNALVAFGLDDAAAKRLGELGAENVKRTRCEPAAEPAAWFDAQYDDLERVLAFTELKTIWHPARI